The Camelus bactrianus isolate YW-2024 breed Bactrian camel chromosome 11, ASM4877302v1, whole genome shotgun sequence genomic interval TACCCCACGGGACTACTTCAATTTCAGTTTTAATTAatcaaagttaaataaaattcacGGTTCAGCTCCTCCATGTCCTTGAAACCACGTCGCCCTGAAACTGACCCTGGATTGTCAAGCGGCCTCATTTCAGGTGTGTGGGAGCCACATGTGGCTTGTGGCTGCCATGCTGGATAGCAGAGATACAGAACATTCTCATCATTGTAGAATGTTTTAGTGGACAGCATGTCTTAGAAAGTAGCCTCCCCAAGATTCCTTCTGGCTAGTAAGTTAATGATCAGGGATTCAAACATGGATTTAATGTCTGAAAAACTCTCCAGAAGAGAGGATCTAGTCCCAGCTCTCTCATTAGCGCACTGACCTTGAGTAAACTATGTCACCTGTCCCAGCCCCCGCTTCCTCCTCTGCAGAAGGGGCACACAAGCAGTACCACTAAGGGTTGAGATGCGGATGAAATACGATGCTGGATGTGGAAATACTTTGGCTCAGAGGGAGGAATAAGTGGAAGGGAACTTATCCTGAGTACTTATTTTGTGTCAGGCTCTCTAAATAAAGTGGCTCATTTAATCCTAGGTACTAtatgcccccattttacagatgagtcaACAGGTTTATCGAAGGTGATgcccccaaggtcacagagctagaactTGAGCTGGAGCTTGGAGCTTATCTGTTGACCTTGAGGCCTGTGCGGGTCCCACACAGTAGCACTCAATTCCGCAGTCTTCTCTCAAAAGCCTAGGGGCAGGTTTGGGCGGGGCGTGTTGCTGGGAAGagcggccccctcccctggggcaggtcctgggttcagctcAGGCATCCAAGGGAGTCAAGCCGTAGAGGGCCAGAATCTGATTCTAGTTCTGCTGTTAGgcagctccctcctcccttccccatcccgAGTCTCAACAAGAATGTCCCCCAGTTTCCTTCCAGCTATCCAGCTAGAGctgaaaatatccatttctcaaaTATGGGTGCAGAAGCAGCCCTGAATCCGTGTCTAACACGGTGGCTTCCGCCAGCGGCAGTAATGAGAGGTTCCAGGCAGAGAAGCGGGTCACTTTAGACACATTCATTTGGAAAATCACCACCTTACCCTGAAACTAGCCTGGGATTCTTGTGTGGCTCTTCCTTGATTAGATTCCAGGTGCAGCATAACAGAGGCCACAGGGTGAAGGGGCTCAGAAGAGCCGAAGCCAGGGCAGTGGTAGTCCCAGCACAGACACCCGAAGGCAGGGAATCAGCCTCTTGTCTCCAAGGAGGCTGCCACCTTTCATGTGGGTGCCTCATAATCCAGCTTTCCAAAGTGACTTGGCATTTTTCCAAAGGACAGATTCACCTCTAAAAATACTCGTTTTAATTATGGAACACAAAAGCTTCAGAGCATAAAGGCTACATTTTAAAAGGTCCTTTGACTTTTCTACATGATGGTTCACAATGATTGAAGCTGCTGATAATATAAATCCACGTCATCTGTAGAGTCTGGTTCTGAAGAACCTTTGAACCACGTAACAAGCTCCCGTGAGCTGAGCAGGTGAGTGGAGCTCCCAtaagacagacagaaacagaggcacagagacgtCAAACATCTGGAAGCAGACTCATCCAGCCTAATGTCTCCCCGTTCCCTGCAGGGTCTGCTACCAGTGCATTCAGATACCTGGGGcatctttttttctgcttaattGCCAGGACGTTTTTGAATAAATACGTTTAACACGGTAATAGTGgtgccatttttattttatacttaactGTACACCAGGCACTATACTAGACGCTTTGGAAACACTCCATTTTAATCCTAATTCCAACCTCATTTTGTAGATATGGCAACTGAGGATTGAAAAGGTAAGCAGCTTTTCCAAGGCACCACACAGCCAGCACGAGGCTGCTACTCTGTCTTACTCTATGGTCTCCCATTTGGGAAGAAAATTTCTCCGAGGGAAAGAAGTGTCAGATCCCTAGCTCTGTCATAGCCCTGTAATAGACCGATACGTCTCAAAAGGAAGCTTGAAATAATACACccaatattatataaaatgcAACCCAGAAGGACCTGGGTAGGGATGGGGGTCTGTCGTCCCGGCTGTGTCTGTGAAGAGACCTAGGTTTGGtggctgttttcttttcccttaatttATACAGTTGTAGCTCTCCTCAAAACCTTATTCTTAAACTTGAAAACATGGTGTCACAGCTGGTAATtttagaaggaggaggagagagcaggaagaaagagagaccGCGTGGGAGGAAGGGTGGGAAGCCGCTTCAGCCCTGCTTTCAGGTCCAGCCAGCACTTCCTGGGCAGGACGCccctctctgttccctccctccacccttcaaCTCCTCAACCCCACTGCCCTTCAAGATGCAGCCTAGGTGGACGCAAGCTGGACCTAGGTGCTGGACCTGAAGCACCTGGGAATAAATTAATTCTCTCAAATGCACTAGTAATTGAAAACGACACTTTTCCAACCATTTCCTCAAATGGAAAGAAAGACCCACTTTTAAATATTCAGcaaaaacaagcttggtgatgtcCAAGAAGGATCCAGAACTACACATCTGACCATCATTGGTGTGTAAGCAAAATGCCAAATTCTAGACTTTCCATCCGCTGACCAGTCATATGTATGCATACAAAGTCGAGATCAACTCAAATACCTTCTGCACAATATTCTAAACATGACGTGAAGCTGTCTGTGGGTCCCAGACTCTTCCACGGGGAGGGACCACCCAACGTATAGAAATCCACAGGTGAGCTGCCTGTCAACACCTGCTTCTCGGAGTTGGGTGTGCATGTACCCCTCAGGGGGAGGTCAGCAAAGCCACGGGATTCCCTCAGCACACCCACCAGTGGTGCCAATTTGAAGTCAAAAGTTGGGAAATAAAGCAGCAAAGTATTTGTGCTTCCTGCATCCACCTGGGTATGAGACTGGGCTATCAAACTGTCCTGTccagaacagaagagagacatCTCTTAGATACTGAAGCTGACCTGTGGTATCAGCTCCATTGAAGCCAGCAGAATCTCAAAAGTCCATGGGTTTGACAGAAACACATCACCCGCTAACCAAGAGAGTAGAAAATTTGGTTTTGACTTGCTTTGTTCTTCTCAGGACAATTCAAAGCGTTATTTTGATGTTGAAATTCAGTACAATATGGTACACGGTAAAAGACATACATCAAGTTTTACAATAAAACACgatctcaaatttaaaaaaattttttttaaacagaggtgcaggggatggaacccaggacttcatgcatgctaagcacacactctaccactgagctgtaccctccccattaaactttttttaacttgaagCAGATCACCGTGGGCTACACAGTAGGGAGTAAGAAAGAATTCACTCTTCTCAGCCGTTAAGATATTTTAGCAAAGTCAGTACTGGAAAAGAAAGGAGGCCATGTTGGAACCTCAGCCTCAGGAGTACAGTTTCCTCGGGAAGACAGTCAGCTCACAGCATGGGAAAAGCTGGCCCCGGGGAACTGTAGCGGGGACCTGACCCCCACCGGGGGCCGGGATGGGCTGGTATTGCCCTTGTATCAGTTATCTCAGCCTTCATGGCAGCTCAATGAGGCAGGGACAATGGGGGCTGTCCActcccccattctacagatgggcaaactgaggtTACGTATGGAACAAGGAAGGGGCACAGGTGGGTGGGAATCTGAACCTCATCACCACCCCACTCCTGGCAGCGTAGGCCTCAGTGTGGTCACCCAACCTCCCCCAGACCACTGCCCAATTCTACCCTCTCATGCAACACCTGCTGTTCCCCCGACAAGCACCCCTGACCTTGGCCAGACTTCTCCGAGGCCTGCCGAGGTCCACTGCACAGCTCCCTCGTTGGGGGAGGTCCACCAGAGCTCTTGAGCCTCCTGTTCAAGGCAAAGAGGCATCCCCAGCATTTGTGTTAAAGTAGGAAGGGGCTACTGGGCTGAGAGATGCTTGGCCTTCTGGATCATTTGACAGTGGTGGGAGCTCTGTGAGGGGCTGGAGCGTCCCAGAAGGCAGCCACCCACCATATGGGACTGATTAGGGCTTGGAATGTGGCTGGTCCAAACTGAGAGGCACTGTGGGCACTTTGTATGAAAACAAGAATGTAGAATATCAAATTAATAATTTCTGTATTAATTATGTGTTGAAATGGTAGTATTTGTGATATACTGTGTTAAATaacatgtattattaaaattaatttcacctgttttctATTGAGTTTTGAATATGGCTACTTAGCAAATTTAAGATCCATTTGTGGCTTATGTCCCATTTCTATTGGACAGAGCTGGTCCGTACCTTCATGAGACCTCTGATTATCTATCAAGCGTAATGTGGAATCTGTCGTGGTCTGTTTGTTCAGGTGTTGCTGACTTTGTCATCCCCCTTGAGGGAGAGGAGCCAGAGGTCACCCGACCTGGCAAACTGGAAGGGAGGGTCCATTCAGAATACTTTCTGGAAATCCTCAGCCACTGGGAGAGAGGCAGGCCTTTTCCCTAAGAACCCAAAGCACAGGGAAGGTCAGCCCTCTTTCATCCTCATTTCCTTCAAAGACCAGGACAAAGCAAGTTCTGGAGACAAATGATCTAAATAGAAATAGACCATGGGCCACAAATGCAAGCCATGAATCCAAAAGTttggtcaataaatatttcatggctctttgtttttaatcactttaggtacatttcaaattttaaaatttggtaatttaaaattttgggagcctcattaaaaataagaaaaaaaatgtgctatTAATTTCAATAACATTTCCTAACCCAACtcatccaaaatattatcattttaacatatgatgaatataaaaattattaatgatagattttgtgttcttttcttcaTACTAAATCTTCAGCATCTGGTGTGTGTTTTACACTTTAAAGCACATCTCCATTCACATGTGACCAGTGGCGGCCAAACCAGATGGCACAGCTCTAGGAAATCTAAAATTCTACCACCCGGCAAGTCCTCAACCAGTGCAAAACAACGTGAACGCCCACTGCTCCATACGCTATGATAAGTCACATGACCTCAGCCTCTAAGATTTATGTTTGCAGGGAGCTCTGATGGCAGTGGAAATACAACTCCGgctatttaaacagaaaaaagcagCGGGTAAAACCACACTATCATAATACATAACAGTAATGGTTAGGTGGTGTGGTTGTGGATTTTTGTCTCCCTCTTTATACTCTTCTATACCTTACAAATTTCCTAATATGAATTtagaaattatcattttaaaacttaaagtgattaaaacaatgagccatgaaatatttattgaactcctGTATGCCAACAGGGTCCTGAGAACTTCTTGTTCTCCAAGAAGGTGAGAAATCATCCAGGGCCATTGAAGAAGGGCTAATACAACATTCGCAGGGAGGGGAGGATTTTCCGAGTTAGACGTTTTTTCCTACACTCTAACTGGGAATGTCAAAAATACATATGAGCAAAGGCTGCAGGGAAATTCTTGCTAAGTCAGCAGCAGAGACAAGTGTCCGATGCACATGAAACTCGCGTCTGTCTCGGCAGCAGCGCCTGCTTCTCGCTGGCCCAGAGTTAGGAGAGTCACCCTCGTAAGGGCAGGGAAGGCAGCTGGGTGGCGGTGGAAGTGCTCAGACTCGAAAAACAGGTGATCATGCATTCTTTCAGCATGTGCAAAATACGAATCAAATTATTTACCAAACGCCTGTAGCTGTCTGGTAGGATACACTGGCCGGCCACAGGTACTAATTTAAAGTCCAACCCCACCCTGCTCACACACGTGTGTGCCTctgcgcacatgcacacacacatacatacacacacacacacacacacacacgtggagaGCTCTGGAATAGCCAAAGATCCAAGGATGCTGCAAAGCTTGTTCAGAATGTGTCTGTGCCCGCGGTACCTCCATTTCCCCCACAGGATGTAATTTCCGAGCAGCAGCCTGGTGGCCGCACAGGCGGCATTTCACTTAGGAAAGAACAGGTAGGCACACTGCAAGTGGCAAGGTCTGGGAGTCCCAGCTGCACCTGTCATTTATCCCCTAATCTCGAGCTCTCTCTGGAGTGTGACTGCTGCTGGTGATCAGACATTCCTGCTTGAGATTAAATCGAGGTTGAACCCATTTGCCTTAAAAGGTAATGAACTAGGTTATGAGGTGTCAGGCTCAGGAGCAGGGGCCATGGGGCGTGATGTCTAAGGGGTGCAGGGTTGCTTTGGTGGGGATGAgagtgttctaaaattgattgtagcgatgattgcacaactctgtgaatatattaaaagccactgaattggaCACTTTAAATGATGAATTATATGGTAtctgaattacatctcaataaaactttaaaaaagagatgaGCTCAGGTAAGAAAGCAACTCAATCCCTTTTACAGCAATGGAGCTCCTAGTTGGCTCAGCGCTGCTTTGCCTGAATAAAGAATGGGAACGGctctgtgtttctgtgttagATAAAGACTCATTTATAAGCAGAACTCTCCTCTGCAGCACATCCAGGGTCTCTCTGCCAAAGGAAGGCACGATGGTTCTCGAAAGGCTCATACCTTTTCACTGACCTTTCTGCTCCTGCTGCACTTCTGGTCTCATCTGAAATGACCTCGCCCGTGATATTTGGAGCATCCTTCTCAGGAACTAAAGGTAAGGTAGATGGGCCAGACCCAGGGCTCTttctgggattaaaaaaaaaaaaattttttttaagcaataaatatTAAGAAGGGCATTTCTCTCCATGTCCTACTGAAATGCTCATTTCCTAATTAAAGCTTAAAGTGGCCACTTCACCAAAATCTTTAGGAAAAAATTAGCTTCAAGCATTAAACAGCTTTGAGATGCTCAGGGCTCATTTAAGCCTCTCTGTATAAATAAATCCATATTCAAAAGCAGATGTGTCTGCACTCCAGAAAAACATCTGATTGACTACAACATATCACCCTATAGTGTACTGCCAGCCTGTACACATTTCATGCTTTTCAAACAGTTTCAGTTAGATGAACCAAAGAACACAGGAAAGGAGTAAGGCATGTCACACAGACTGGCTCCCACGCCTCCAGCCCATTTCTCACATTTTTCAGAATCTCAGCACATCCAGAGATTGTTAAGCAGGTAAATTTAGACACTTAGATATGGAAAATTTAGCTTCTTAAAAACTACCCATCTATttgattggctttttaaaatccaCCCGATTTAAAATCACGTTTGAGGCTGACCCCATATTCTGGtgggagtttattttttgtaagtACCTCTCAGTGTTGAGCACTTCTGGAACCAGGCTTTGCATCTTTGGGTCCCCAGCTTCGTCAGGTTCTGGAGGTGAGGAGACACCCAATTTCTTGTCCCCAGAGGGAGCAGGGAGCTCAGGCTCGGGCTGCTCTTCGGCCTGCAGGTGCCCGGCCGGGCTGTCCCTGCTCAGGACGGCTGCAGCATCCATCCTCAGATCCCCTTCAGGGCAGCCTGCGTCCCCAAGGCTTCCTGGTAGCACCGAGGCACAGGCGGCACTGGAGAACATTCTCGTAGTACCTGTTTCAGGCAGGTCATCAGACGCACGTGCCCTGGTCTCAGCTATGCTCAAAGTGACGTCACCCTCTGCATCCCTAGCAGCTCCTGCTACCGAGCCGGGCTCCGGGCGAGTGTCTGCCACTTCCCCAGCTGGTGGCTCCGGGGCGCTCTGGTTGCCCAGGGCATTTTGTGTTTCTGAGATCCCAGTCGCACCTCCATGCCTTCTCTCACCTCTAAGTGTGTCTGGGGTGCAAGGCTCACTGATGGCCCCGGTCCCAGTAGGAACGTCCCCGGGGACAGAAGATGCTCCCAGGGCAGAGGTGGACACTGGCATGGGAGAAAAGCCCCAGGCACCATCTTCTCTGGGTTGGCTATCGCTGCTGGATGTGTCTTGGTGCTGTTTTCCAGAAGGAATTCTGTCGTCCTGAACTGAGTGCCCTTCTCCAGGGCTCTGGGGAGCCACCTGCAAGTCAGCAACAGGAATCTCTGGAGAAGTCGCCTGTGAAGGCAGACCGGAAGCTGATTCCTGCCGGCAGCTTCCCTGCTGTGCAGGGGCCTGGCCTCCAGCCCCGggcctgccttccccagccccctccgATGTCTCACTTTCCGTCAGCCTCTGTGGGACCCCACTCGTTTCCATCCCCACACTGGCACCTGGCAGGTTTTGCTCTGCGGCCAGCTTTTCTGGAGCTGGATCCTGGGGAATCAGACAGGAAATCTCGGCCTCTACGGCCAACTCTTGCTTCTTGTCGTTTGAGTCTACCCAGAGTCcagcaggagggctgggaagAGGGGCGACGGCCACTCCTTGAATCCCATCTGGAAGCTTCCCTGGGCTGGGCATGGCAAGGTCCTTGCCCGTCACactcctcccagctcctgccttTTCTCCCAGTGTGCTCTGGAGCCGATCGGCGGTCAGTGCTCCCAGGACAGACTTCTCAAAGATCCTGGTGATGTGCTCCCTGAAGTCAGGGAACCCAGTGACCATGCTGGGCTGCTTAGAGCTTGCATCTACATCAACTGCTGCTCCCCACCTCGGGTCCTTGGAAGGGTCTACCATCTTCTCCCTGTTACTCTCTGCCTCCCTCGCTACATCACCTGCCGTGCTCCCCTCCCTGGTGGGACGTGCAGGAATTTCACTGGGCTTGGCACTTGCACCGGGAGCTCTTGACGCTCTCTCCTCCGCTGTGGTCTGCTTACCCTTGGCCAGAAGTGGCATCTTGTCCATGTAGGGCACAGAGTCCACAGGTTCCTCAAAGGTCCCAGCTTTGGGGCTTCCGCTGGGGTCTTGTGCTGCAGAGATTTCCCCATCTGCGGCTCCCGGTTGTGAAAGGGAGGCGAGGGAACCCTCAGGCACCGTCATGGAGGAGGCGTTTTCCAAGACAAGCAGGGGCTCCCGTACGGGACAGGGGCTCTCACTGGGAGCTGTGGGGCCTTGAGATGAAGCAGCTTTCACCCCACTGTCTTCTGTACCTGTGCTGGCAGCGCCATCAATATGCAGGTAAGGAGTGTCAGGAGCAGCCTCTTCTGGTGGCCTGGATGGCAGGAGCCTCTTTGGGTCGGGGACAGCCTGGGCTGCAGGAATATCCACGACAACCCTGGGAATCCCACCCAGCTCTCTGGCTGGCAGCAAGGCATCCTGGCAGCTGAGCAAGGGCTGCTCAGCTTGGCAGGGCTCACCCAGGGCACAGGTAGAAGCTTCCTCCCCAGAGGAGGGGCACTGCTTTGTCTGGAAGAAGCCACTGCTTAGAACAGCTTCTTCTGACTCCTCCGGAGCCCGCTGCATCCCCAGGTCTCCTCCATCAGTGTTCCCACCAGTCTCGGCAGCCTCACCTTCTGCACCTTGATCCTCAGCTGATAGGACACTTGAAGGAAGCTTTTGGGTTTCTGCATCCAAGGCAGTGGGGCGCTCCATTTCCTTCTGTGGGGCCAACCCTGATTGCTGTCTGCCTTCCTGGGTTTCATCACATGTGTCTCTCTCAGGGGCATCCTGGCTGGGAGTGACAGTGGGGCCAGCAGGTGCTGGAGCTGCATCCAGGGGAACTACTGAGTGAGGCCAACAAGGTGGGGCCATCACTGTGTCCCCACTTGCCTTCTCTGTCCTGCCCGAGCCCTGGGGCGGGGGCTGAGCTTCAGCTGCTTCAGCATCTTCAGCCCTGAGACGCGCTTCTTCCTGTGGGCTGCCGGCTTTCAGCCCATCAACCAGCTCCTGCTGGGACTTGTTTGGCCCCTGCGCAGTGCAGCAACTTTCCTTTCTGCTCAGGCTACCTTCAAGAGCAGGGTCTTGTAAGGTGTCTGCTGCAGGAAGTGAGACACTAGAGGGCTGGCTGCCGCTGCGATCTCCCTTTTGCCCATCCTCCCCCAATGCAGGCAACTCCGGGCTCATTGGTGCTGACAACTCTGACTGCTCTGTCGTAGGACTCTCCTGAACTGTGTCCCCAGGAGTTGAACTTGGAGCATCAGACAGACTGCCTTCGGAGAGCTCACTTTGAAGTTCTGATCCAGAAGCCTGCTCCTTTCCTCCTTGAACAGGCAGGGGCACATCCTCCGGAGGTTCCACAGGTATGTGGGTTGGGGTGGAATCTGCACTCAGGTTCTTAAAATCAGCACCACTTGGATAAGTCTCTTTCTCATTCTCACACCGTTGGGACTGCTCCGGGAGCATATCAAAGATGGATCCTTCTGGGTCCATTTGGGATGGCTGGGGACAGTTCTCAGAATACAGCGAGGACCTCTCTGACTCAGCTTCTCGCATCCCGCTGTCCCCCGGGCAGGACAGGTTTCCCTGCTGATCTTGCTGCAGGCTGAGTGTCGTGAGCCCACAGTCCACTGCCAAGTTCCCCTCTTTAGGGGGAGGCGGCCCATCAGCGTGGACTTCCTGTGCAGCTGCATCACGCCCCAGCCCACAGGGCTGGGGGGATGTCAGCAAGCTCTCCCCATCACAGCTGCCGGGCCTCTGCTCAGATGGGTGGCTCCTCGCCTTTAATTCAGATGTGCTCTCCGCCTCCTGGGCTTTGGGGATGACCTCGGCAGCAGGAGTTGACAGGAAACCCAGTTTGTCAGATTCTAAAGCAGGAAGAGAGTCCATTATCCCCAACCCCACCACGTCCTGAAGGGTGTCAGGACATTCAGTCTGCAGTCCTGGCCCCTCCCAGACAGCTCTCTCGGGAAGAATGTGTTCACCGGCTCCATCCGGTCCAGAAGGCGGGACAGGGTCCTGCTCACAGATCCGGTGCAGTGAGTCAGACTCAGGGACCACTCCGGCTTCTCCCATCATCCCACAGGCCTCCGAGCTCCAAGCCGCCTCCTCTGAAGGAGCGCCGGGCCTGTCCCCATGCCCGGGGATGTCCTTTCTGAGTGGCTGTGCAGCGGCCGTGCTGGGGAGGCCTCTCCTCTCCACATCGCTAGTTAGCTGGGAAACCtggtcccttcccacctctgggTCAGGCTTGCAGCCGCAGGCCTCGGGTTGCTTTTCCCGAAGGTTCCCAGGACCCGCAGCGTCAGGTGGCTCCGGGGCTTCTTCCTGTCCTCTAGGGTCGGCGCCAGGTAGTCTGCTTTCTTCCTTAAGCACAGCTGGGCTTCCAGGGGCCTTGACTTCATCCTTCGGCCCCAGCGACTTTCTGACACTTTCATCTGATGcactggtggggggagggggcagaatcCCTTGCTGGACTTCGTTGTTCTGCTCCCTATTCAAgatctcccctctctcctcctgggGTGAAGGGGCTGGAACCTCTCTGGGGCCCTTTTCTggaccctctccctctcctccaagaTCTGATGCGAGCTTCTCCTGAACTGCCAACCCGGCTTCTGCCAGCTCTTTAGCTGGATCTGTAAGACCAGGCATCTCAGCCCCAGAAACCAAGTCCTTGTTCAACCAGCTGGGTTGTCCTGCAGCAACAGAGGCCGGAGCAGCTGGCTGTGAAGTGAGGCTTGAAGCTGGACCCGTGTCCTCGGTCACTGCGTGTGGGAAAGGCTCAGTGCCCGCAAGCAAAGCCCCCTCGGGTTGCTCGTCTGCTGCTGCACAGACATCTTGACTAGGCTCGGCTCCTGGCCTCCCTGTCTGCCGGTGACCCTCAGCATCTCGGGCACCCAGCGTCTCCTCCCAGGTGCCCTTGGCCCCCGGCGTCAGGGCAGGACTCGGCGAATCCCAGGGCAGCTCTGTGGGTGGCGGATGAGCTCCCATTTGTTGCTGGCAGTTTTCCTGGGAAGCAGCCTTCGCTTCGGCTTCTTGGGCAGCCTCTGAATTGCTCCTACTGGGAGGGCAGGCCCCAAGGGAATCCGGATCATCGGTGAAATCCTGAGGCAGCACTGCCACTTGACATTTGGGGGCTGGATCTTGTGGGGTCGGGGTCTCGGGTTTTGGGGGAGGCTCTTCCAGGCCAGCTGAGCTCTCTTGTCCTGGCTGGGCTGCAGCAGGCACCTTAGGGGCCACTTGTCCAGAAGGCGCTCCCTGCCCAGGCTCTGGCGGGGGGAAGCCAACTACAGCCTCTTTCCCTTGGGACTCGAACCCACCAGGCTGGGCATCCTCTCCACACAGCTGTCCCTTCATCGGCTCTCTGGGAGCTGCTGGTGAAATTTCTGGCAACTGGTCAATGAGACTGGAGGAAGACACTTTctgcctctcttcttccttcaggTCTCTCTCTCTTCCGGTGTTGGGGACGGTTGCAACCACACTGCGCTGAGTAGAGCTGTCCCCCTTGGGGACAAAGGCTGCTGGAGCATCTCCCTGGGCACCTGGGGAAGGTTCCTTCCAGGGGGGTTGAACAAGGGGCCAGTCTTCAGGTGCTGCTGCTGGACTTGCCAAGCGGCCTTCTGGGGGGCCCTCAGCAAAGGGCATGGAGGCTGAGGGACACTCCTGCTCCCAGGGCTTCAGGGGACTGGGCAGTGGAGAAACTTGTGGGCCCCTGGCTTCTTGTGGGTGTCTCCTTGGCTCAGTCACCTCTGGGGACACGATGCAGGGATCCACGCTGGCAGCACCCTCAGAAGCGGAGCAGGAACCTCTGTGCCCGAAGCTGCCAACAATGAAAAAATTTAGTGTGTTACCTGTTCCTGCAGGTGCCAAGGACAGACCACAGCACAGGCAGAATCACTCCAACCCTCTCCCCACTGAAGTCCGCACCACACGGCATCCTCATGCAGTTTACTCCTCTCCATGAAGGGAACCCCCCAGACCCACCACCCCACAACCATTCCTCATGCCCTCACTTTTTCCAAAAATCACTGCAGAGACTCTCCAACTTTCAGTCTGAGGCTTTCTATGCTGGTCAGTGGTGTGAATGGggaaatatgga includes:
- the TACC2 gene encoding transforming acidic coiled-coil-containing protein 2 isoform X3, coding for MGNENSTSGNQQEDSGVNNIILLPPNPEPLQRTSSARRPGSEPSPGNSQSVERGPEEKPRGTDLGDLPSFGHRGSCSASEGAASVDPCIVSPEVTEPRRHPQEARGPQVSPLPSPLKPWEQECPSASMPFAEGPPEGRLASPAAAPEDWPLVQPPWKEPSPGAQGDAPAAFVPKGDSSTQRSVVATVPNTGRERDLKEEERQKVSSSSLIDQLPEISPAAPREPMKGQLCGEDAQPGGFESQGKEAVVGFPPPEPGQGAPSGQVAPKVPAAAQPGQESSAGLEEPPPKPETPTPQDPAPKCQVAVLPQDFTDDPDSLGACPPSRSNSEAAQEAEAKAASQENCQQQMGAHPPPTELPWDSPSPALTPGAKGTWEETLGARDAEGHRQTGRPGAEPSQDVCAAADEQPEGALLAGTEPFPHAVTEDTGPASSLTSQPAAPASVAAGQPSWLNKDLVSGAEMPGLTDPAKELAEAGLAVQEKLASDLGGEGEGPEKGPREVPAPSPQEERGEILNREQNNEVQQGILPPPPTSASDESVRKSLGPKDEVKAPGSPAVLKEESRLPGADPRGQEEAPEPPDAAGPGNLREKQPEACGCKPDPEVGRDQVSQLTSDVERRGLPSTAAAQPLRKDIPGHGDRPGAPSEEAAWSSEACGMMGEAGVVPESDSLHRICEQDPVPPSGPDGAGEHILPERAVWEGPGLQTECPDTLQDVVGLGIMDSLPALESDKLGFLSTPAAEVIPKAQEAESTSELKARSHPSEQRPGSCDGESLLTSPQPCGLGRDAAAQEVHADGPPPPKEGNLAVDCGLTTLSLQQDQQGNLSCPGDSGMREAESERSSLYSENCPQPSQMDPEGSIFDMLPEQSQRCENEKETYPSGADFKNLSADSTPTHIPVEPPEDVPLPVQGGKEQASGSELQSELSEGSLSDAPSSTPGDTVQESPTTEQSELSAPMSPELPALGEDGQKGDRSGSQPSSVSLPAADTLQDPALEGSLSRKESCCTAQGPNKSQQELVDGLKAGSPQEEARLRAEDAEAAEAQPPPQGSGRTEKASGDTVMAPPCWPHSVVPLDAAPAPAGPTVTPSQDAPERDTCDETQEGRQQSGLAPQKEMERPTALDAETQKLPSSVLSAEDQGAEGEAAETGGNTDGGDLGMQRAPEESEEAVLSSGFFQTKQCPSSGEEASTCALGEPCQAEQPLLSCQDALLPARELGGIPRVVVDIPAAQAVPDPKRLLPSRPPEEAAPDTPYLHIDGAASTGTEDSGVKAASSQGPTAPSESPCPVREPLLVLENASSMTVPEGSLASLSQPGAADGEISAAQDPSGSPKAGTFEEPVDSVPYMDKMPLLAKGKQTTAEERASRAPGASAKPSEIPARPTREGSTAGDVAREAESNREKMVDPSKDPRWGAAVDVDASSKQPSMVTGFPDFREHITRIFEKSVLGALTADRLQSTLGEKAGAGRSVTGKDLAMPSPGKLPDGIQGVAVAPLPSPPAGLWVDSNDKKQELAVEAEISCLIPQDPAPEKLAAEQNLPGASVGMETSGVPQRLTESETSEGAGEGRPGAGGQAPAQQGSCRQESASGLPSQATSPEIPVADLQVAPQSPGEGHSVQDDRIPSGKQHQDTSSSDSQPREDGAWGFSPMPVSTSALGASSVPGDVPTGTGAISEPCTPDTLRGERRHGGATGISETQNALGNQSAPEPPAGEVADTRPEPGSVAGAARDAEGDVTLSIAETRARASDDLPETGTTRMFSSAACASVLPGSLGDAGCPEGDLRMDAAAVLSRDSPAGHLQAEEQPEPELPAPSGDKKLGVSSPPEPDEAGDPKMQSLVPEVLNTERKSPGSGPSTLPLVPEKDAPNITGEVISDETRSAAGAERSVKSSPEADDIIQPAALEGLENPLLAASSQHGDVSGQVSWNLTAQSTSSAAGRVDLTPLASEHASWPSAPAGDGVEASTPSCQGLAKDVSRSSDSEEAFETPESTTPVKAPPAPPPPPSEVIPEPEVSAQPPPEEPGCGSETVSVPDGPPSSSVEGSPFRPPSHSLSAVFDEDKPIASSGTYNLDFDNIELVDNFQTLEPRCSDSKNQDCKVNSRRKSTDSVPVSKSTLSRSLSLQASDFDGASCSGNTEAAAPAPEAYSTGSSSASSTLKRTKKPRPPSLKKKQTTKKPPETPPVKETPQEPADESPVPAEEHRIPETKAESAKAEGSGPALLEEAPFEPAALPKAACPLDSEGAEGAVPPAPGGGRVQNSPPVGRKILPPATVPEAVEGTPSDSGGQEDSPAKGLSVRLEFDYSEDKSSWDTQQENTPPTKKIGKKPVAKMPLRRPKMKKTPEKLDNAPASPTSSPAEPNDIPIAKGTYTFDIDKWDDPNFNPFSSTSKMQESPKLPQQSYNFDPDACDESTDPFKTCSKTPSSPSKSPASFEIPASAIEANGVDGDGLNKPAKKKKTPLKTDTFRVKKSPKRSPLSDPPSQDPTPAATPETPPVISAVVHATDEEKLAVTSQKWTCMTVDLEADKQDYPQPSDLSTFVNETKFNSPTEELDYRNSYEIEYMEKIGSSLPQDDDAPKKQALYLMFDTSQESPVKSPPVRMSESPTPCSGSSFEETEALVNAGAKIQHPVARGLAPNQEPHLQVPEKPSQKELEAMALGTASEVIEITAPEGSLASADALLSRLAHPASLCGALDYLEPDLAEKNPPVFAQKLQEELEFAIMRIEALKLARQITLASRSRQDTKREAAHPTDVSISKTALYSRIGTAEVEKPAGLLFQQPDLDSALQITRAEILTKEREVSEWKEKYEESRREVMEMRKIVAEYEKTIAQMIEDEQREKSVSHQTVQQLVLEKEQALADLNSVEKSLADLFRRYEKMKEVLEGFRKNEEVLKKCAQEYLSRVKKEEQRYQALKVHAEEKLDRANAEIAQVRGKAQQEQAAYQASLRKEQLRVDALERTLEQKNKEIEELTKICDELIAKMGKS